In the genome of Neodiprion pinetum isolate iyNeoPine1 chromosome 2, iyNeoPine1.2, whole genome shotgun sequence, one region contains:
- the slf gene encoding uncharacterized protein slf: MILAPVGLVVILAALVAADPAISEARPHSNRPGRFLSLPVAQKCANRPKEFQYRGHNYFFSGHVPAHSNQKVDWLDARNICREYCMDLVSMETQEENNLVFRLIQQNNVPYIWTSGRLCDFKGCENRRDLEPKALNGWFWSANREKISPTNQTPIGWGYNPWSQTGHKKVRQPDNAEFDINGTNESCLSVLNNVYNDGIAWHDVACYHEKPFICEDSEELLNYVGSTNRGIRL, encoded by the exons ATGATCCTGGCACCCGTCGGCCTAGTGGTGATCCTTGCGGCCCTGGTTGCCGCAGATCCCGCGATCAGCGAGGCTCGACCTCACAGCAATCGTCCCGGCAGATTTCTGTCTCTACCCGTTGCACAAAAATGCGCGAATC GACCAAAGGAATTCCAATACAGAGGGCATAATTACTTCTTCAGTGGACACGTGCCAGCCCATTCGAATCAGAAAGTCGATTGGTTAGACGCTAGGAACATCTGCCGAGAATACTGCATGGATTTGGTGTCTATGGAAACTCAGGAAGAGAACAATCTTGTCTTCCGACTTATACAGCAGA ACAACGTGCCGTACATCTGGACTTCGGGTCGTCTCTGCGACTTCAAGGGATGCGAAAACCGTCGTGACCTCGAGCCGAAAGCTCTGAACGGATGGTTCTGGTCGGCTAATCGCGAAAAGATATCGCCCACGAACCAAACGCCAATTGGTTGGGGCTACAATCCTTGGTCACAGACCGGTCACAAGAAAGTCCGTCAGCCCGACAACGCTGAGTTTGACATAAACGGTACCAACGAGTCTTGCCTCTCGGTTCTCAACAACGTTTACAACGACGGAATAGCGTGGCACGACGTTGCCTGCTACCACGAGAAACCCTTCATCTGCGAAGATTCAGAAGAACTTTTGAACTACGTCGGCAGCACCAACCGTGGAATCCGTTTGTAA